In Amycolatopsis sp. EV170708-02-1, the following are encoded in one genomic region:
- the mshB gene encoding N-acetyl-1-D-myo-inositol-2-amino-2-deoxy-alpha-D-glucopyranoside deacetylase, with protein sequence MISDRPKLLLVHAHPDDESITTGGTIARYAAEGAEVTVVTCTLGEEGEIIPPSLDGLGSWASDQLGGYRAGELASACAALGVTRHRYLGGIGRWRDSGMAGTPSAAHPRAFSGGDLGEQAAQLAEILDEVRPQVVVTYDAFGGYGHPDHIRAHEVTMAAAPKAASVERVFHTVSSRDAVTAGLAALRGRSPFRVPEDGELPVTPDETITTVLDVSAHIPAKAAALRAHETQVSVPAPPQLADHFALSNDIAQPITPDEYFVLAHGPAEGAAADLFGGLAK encoded by the coding sequence GTGATCTCAGACCGGCCCAAATTGCTCCTGGTGCACGCCCATCCGGACGACGAAAGCATCACCACCGGTGGCACCATCGCGCGCTACGCGGCCGAAGGCGCCGAAGTGACCGTCGTCACGTGCACTCTCGGTGAGGAAGGCGAGATCATCCCGCCGTCGCTCGACGGGCTCGGTTCGTGGGCTTCCGATCAGCTCGGCGGCTACCGCGCCGGCGAGCTGGCGTCGGCCTGCGCGGCGCTGGGGGTCACCCGGCACCGGTATCTCGGCGGGATCGGCCGCTGGCGTGACTCGGGGATGGCCGGGACGCCGTCCGCGGCCCATCCGCGCGCGTTCTCCGGCGGAGACCTCGGCGAGCAGGCGGCTCAGCTCGCCGAGATCCTCGACGAGGTCCGGCCCCAGGTCGTCGTCACCTATGACGCTTTCGGGGGTTATGGGCATCCCGACCACATCCGCGCGCACGAGGTCACCATGGCCGCGGCGCCGAAGGCCGCGTCGGTCGAGCGGGTGTTCCACACCGTTTCTTCCCGTGACGCCGTCACGGCCGGGCTCGCCGCGCTGCGCGGACGGTCGCCGTTCCGGGTCCCCGAAGACGGTGAGCTGCCGGTGACTCCGGACGAGACCATCACGACCGTTCTGGACGTCAGCGCGCACATCCCGGCGAAGGCGGCCGCGCTGCGGGCGCACGAGACCCAGGTCAGCGTGCCCGCTCCGCCGCAGCTCGCGGATCACTTCGCGCTGAGCAACGACATCGCGCAGCCGATCACCCCGGACGAGTACTTCGTGCTCGCACACGGACCGGCCGAAGGCGCCGCGGCGGATCTGTTCGGGGGGCTCGCGAAGTGA